A genomic segment from Phormidium ambiguum IAM M-71 encodes:
- the atpH gene encoding ATP synthase F1 subunit delta, giving the protein MKGNLFGEAVAEPYAEAMMSVAQSQNLTDKFGEDARALIELVKSSPELQKFLGDPLVPTEKRKEVIRQVVGDQVHSLMMNFLMLLVDKKRILFLETICQEYLNRLRELNQTVLAEVTSAVELSEEQKQSVREKVKSVSGAREVELATKVDRDLIGGVIIKVGSQVFDASLRGQLRRISLRLSNA; this is encoded by the coding sequence ATGAAAGGAAACTTATTTGGTGAAGCGGTAGCAGAACCTTATGCAGAAGCGATGATGTCAGTAGCGCAAAGTCAGAACTTGACGGACAAGTTTGGTGAGGATGCGCGGGCTTTAATTGAACTGGTAAAAAGTTCACCAGAACTACAAAAGTTTCTTGGCGATCCATTAGTTCCAACAGAAAAAAGAAAGGAAGTAATTCGTCAAGTTGTTGGGGATCAAGTTCATTCTTTGATGATGAACTTTTTGATGCTTTTGGTAGATAAAAAGCGGATTCTGTTTTTAGAAACAATTTGCCAAGAGTATTTAAATCGGTTGAGAGAACTCAATCAAACTGTTTTGGCTGAAGTGACTTCGGCTGTGGAATTGAGTGAAGAGCAGAAGCAGTCTGTTCGGGAGAAGGTAAAATCCGTATCAGGTGCTCGAGAAGTAGAACTCGCAACCAAAGTCGATCGAGATCTAATTGGTGGGGTAATCATCAAAGTTGGTTCTCAAGTGTTTGATGCGAGTTTGCGCGGTCAATTACGTCGCATTTCTCTGCGCTTGAGTAACGCCTAG
- the atpA gene encoding F0F1 ATP synthase subunit alpha — protein sequence MISIRPDEISSIIRQQIEQYDQKVDVTNVGTVLQVGDGIARIYGLDKVMSGELLEFEDGTIGIALNLEQDNVGAVLMGEGREIQEGSTVKATGKIAQVPVGDSLIGRVVDALGRPIDGKGDLGNTDFRLIESPAPGIVARKSVCEPMQTGITAIDAMIPVGRGQRELIIGDRQTGKTAIAIDTILNQKEENVVCVYVAIGQKSSTVANVVQKLQDGGAMDYTIVVAANASDPATLQYLAPYSGASMAEYFMYKGRHTLIIYDDLSKQAAAYRQMSLLLRRPPGREAYPGDVFYLHSRLLERAAKLNDELGGGSMTALPIIETQAGDVSAYIPTNVISITDGQIFLTTDLFNSGVRPAINPGISVSRVGSAAQTKAMKQVAGKLKLELAQFDDLAAFAQFASDLDKTTQDQLARGQRLRELLKQPQYSPLSVAEQVALVYAGLNGYLDDVPVDKVTGFTKGLRDYLKTSKPKYTELVRNEKKLGDEAEALLKEAILDFKKNFLAMAK from the coding sequence ATGATCAGTATCAGACCAGACGAAATTAGCAGCATTATTCGCCAGCAAATTGAGCAATACGACCAAAAAGTTGATGTAACTAATGTTGGTACAGTATTGCAAGTGGGAGACGGGATCGCTCGGATTTATGGCTTGGATAAGGTCATGTCTGGGGAACTGTTGGAGTTTGAAGATGGCACCATTGGGATCGCGTTGAACTTGGAACAAGACAACGTGGGTGCGGTGTTGATGGGCGAAGGTCGGGAAATTCAAGAAGGTAGTACCGTTAAAGCTACAGGTAAAATCGCTCAGGTTCCTGTAGGGGATTCTCTGATTGGTAGAGTTGTCGATGCGCTGGGTCGTCCGATCGATGGGAAGGGAGATCTGGGAAATACTGATTTCCGGTTGATTGAATCTCCAGCCCCCGGTATTGTAGCGCGGAAATCGGTTTGTGAACCGATGCAAACGGGGATTACCGCGATCGATGCGATGATTCCTGTAGGTCGGGGACAACGGGAGTTAATCATTGGCGATCGTCAAACTGGAAAAACTGCGATCGCAATTGATACCATCCTCAACCAAAAAGAAGAAAACGTAGTTTGCGTTTATGTAGCGATCGGTCAAAAATCTTCCACCGTTGCTAACGTGGTACAAAAACTGCAAGACGGCGGCGCAATGGATTACACCATTGTCGTTGCTGCTAACGCTAGTGACCCGGCTACCTTACAATACTTAGCTCCTTATAGTGGTGCAAGTATGGCTGAGTACTTCATGTACAAAGGCAGACACACCCTGATCATTTATGATGACCTCTCCAAACAAGCGGCAGCTTATCGTCAAATGTCCTTGCTGCTGCGTCGTCCACCAGGACGGGAAGCTTATCCCGGAGACGTATTCTACCTCCACTCTCGTTTGTTGGAACGCGCTGCTAAATTGAATGATGAATTGGGTGGTGGTAGCATGACAGCTTTACCCATCATCGAAACTCAAGCAGGTGACGTATCTGCTTACATCCCTACCAACGTAATTTCGATTACTGACGGTCAGATCTTCTTAACTACTGACTTATTTAACTCTGGTGTTCGTCCCGCTATTAACCCTGGTATCTCCGTATCTCGCGTAGGTTCGGCAGCCCAAACTAAAGCGATGAAACAAGTTGCGGGTAAACTGAAGCTGGAATTGGCTCAGTTTGACGATTTGGCAGCTTTCGCTCAGTTCGCTTCTGATTTGGATAAAACCACTCAAGACCAGTTAGCACGGGGTCAACGCTTGCGGGAATTGCTGAAGCAACCTCAATATTCGCCACTTTCTGTTGCCGAACAAGTTGCTTTGGTGTACGCAGGCTTGAATGGTTACTTAGATGACGTTCCCGTAGACAAGGTAACTGGTTTTACCAAAGGATTACGGGACTACTTAAAGACCAGCAAGCCGAAGTATACGGAATTGGTTCGTAACGAGAAGAAGCTGGGTGATGAAGCAGAAGCTTTGTTGAAGGAAGCGATCTTAGACTTCAAGAAGAACTTCCTGGCAATGGCTAAGTAA
- a CDS encoding F0F1 ATP synthase subunit gamma translates to MANLKAIRDRIKSVKNTKKITEAMRLVAAAKVRRAQEQVIATRPFADALAQVLYGLQSRLRFEEANLPLLKQRQVRSVGLLVITGDRGLCGGYNSNVIKRAESRAKELKAEGVDYKFVLVGRKAIQYFQRREQPIDATFSGLEQVPTAAEASAIADELLSLFLSESVDRVELVYTKFVSLISSRPVIQTLLPLDPQGLEPSDDEIFRLTTKGGQFQVERSKVTTEVRSFPRDMLFEQDPVQILDALLPLYLNNQLLRALQESAASELAARMTAMNNASDNASELIGTLTLSYNKARQAAITQELLEVVAGADALG, encoded by the coding sequence ATGGCTAATTTAAAAGCAATCCGCGATCGGATTAAGTCGGTTAAAAATACCAAAAAAATCACCGAAGCGATGCGCCTCGTAGCAGCAGCTAAGGTGCGTCGTGCTCAAGAACAAGTTATTGCTACCCGTCCCTTTGCTGATGCTTTGGCTCAGGTTCTCTACGGTTTACAGTCCCGGTTACGCTTTGAAGAAGCTAACTTACCTTTACTCAAACAACGCCAAGTTCGTTCTGTAGGTTTGTTAGTGATTACAGGCGATCGCGGTTTGTGTGGTGGTTATAACAGTAACGTCATTAAACGGGCGGAAAGTCGCGCTAAGGAACTGAAAGCTGAAGGCGTAGATTATAAATTTGTTCTCGTAGGACGGAAAGCGATTCAGTATTTCCAACGCCGGGAACAACCCATTGATGCTACCTTCTCTGGCTTAGAACAAGTTCCGACAGCAGCAGAAGCATCAGCGATCGCTGATGAACTCCTGTCTCTCTTCTTGTCGGAAAGTGTAGATCGAGTAGAACTGGTTTATACCAAATTTGTCTCGCTTATTAGTTCTCGCCCAGTAATTCAAACTTTATTACCTTTAGATCCCCAAGGTTTAGAACCCTCAGATGATGAAATTTTCCGTCTGACTACCAAGGGCGGTCAATTTCAAGTCGAACGGAGCAAGGTAACAACAGAAGTTCGCAGCTTCCCCAGAGATATGCTTTTTGAGCAAGATCCCGTGCAAATTCTTGATGCTTTATTGCCGTTGTACCTAAATAACCAATTATTGCGGGCATTACAAGAATCAGCGGCTAGCGAACTGGCGGCTAGAATGACAGCAATGAACAATGCGAGTGACAACGCTAGTGAGTTAATTGGAACATTAACTTTGTCATACAATAAAGCGCGACAAGCAGCAATTACACAGGAACTCTTAGAAGTTGTAGCTGGTGCTGATGCTTTAGGTTAA
- a CDS encoding KGG domain-containing protein, translated as MAEKSKRGFASMDKEKQREIASKGGKAAHEKGTAHEFTPEEAREAGRKGGETVSKDRQHMAEIGRKGGEAVSEDREHMSEIGSKGGKNSHKNK; from the coding sequence ATGGCAGAGAAAAGTAAACGCGGATTCGCCTCTATGGATAAAGAAAAGCAAAGAGAAATTGCTAGCAAAGGTGGGAAGGCTGCTCATGAGAAGGGTACTGCCCATGAATTTACCCCAGAAGAGGCTAGAGAAGCTGGACGAAAAGGCGGCGAAACCGTTAGTAAAGACCGTCAACACATGGCAGAGATTGGTCGCAAAGGCGGTGAAGCTGTCAGCGAAGATCGAGAACATATGTCTGAGATCGGTAGTAAGGGTGGCAAAAATAGCCATAAAAATAAGTAG
- a CDS encoding pentapeptide repeat-containing protein, with amino-acid sequence MARHIMLRLYEMGHRDFSGYDLRGVNLSGVTLIGVNLAEANLTGANFSKAFLTKSNLNGALLNWANLSFVKLSEGHLENADLTKANLNGAFLVKSKLTEARLSGANLHAANLRNADLEKANLCGANLTGINLRGANLNRAILNWANLNSARLSGATLEGALLQNVNLSGAFLNGVDLSGVDLSGVDLSEAKLSGANLQGASLIGANFTQAELRGVNFTGADLTSANFSQASLYKAELDWTNLSRANLTEADLSGASFSGAKIDLCAVNQCTQLPKRNYQSISLNADVSTQRNTGFNWNYSW; translated from the coding sequence ATGGCTCGTCACATTATGCTCAGGCTTTATGAAATGGGACATAGAGACTTCTCTGGATATGACCTGCGAGGTGTAAACTTAAGCGGAGTAACTTTAATAGGAGTAAATTTAGCAGAAGCTAATCTTACCGGAGCGAACTTTAGTAAAGCTTTTCTTACTAAATCAAATCTCAATGGCGCATTATTAAATTGGGCAAATTTAAGCTTTGTTAAGTTAAGTGAAGGCCATCTAGAAAATGCTGACTTAACTAAAGCTAACCTTAATGGCGCTTTTTTAGTAAAATCAAAATTAACAGAGGCTCGCTTGAGTGGTGCTAATCTTCATGCTGCTAACTTGAGAAATGCTGATTTAGAAAAAGCTAATCTTTGTGGAGCTAATTTAACAGGAATAAACCTTCGAGGAGCTAATCTTAATCGTGCAATTCTTAACTGGGCAAATTTGAATTCTGCGAGATTGAGTGGTGCTACTTTAGAAGGCGCACTTTTGCAAAATGTTAATCTTAGCGGCGCTTTTCTCAACGGTGTTGATTTAAGTGGCGTTGATTTAAGTGGCGTTGATTTAAGTGAAGCAAAATTAAGTGGCGCTAACTTACAGGGAGCAAGTTTAATTGGCGCTAATTTTACCCAAGCAGAACTGCGAGGTGTAAATTTTACAGGTGCAGACCTAACTAGTGCTAATTTTAGTCAAGCTTCCTTATATAAGGCTGAATTAGATTGGACAAATTTGAGTCGGGCTAATTTAACTGAAGCAGACCTTAGTGGTGCTAGCTTTTCCGGGGCAAAAATAGATCTCTGTGCTGTTAACCAATGTACACAATTACCAAAAAGAAATTATCAATCAATATCTTTAAACGCTGATGTTTCTACACAAAGAAACACAGGGTTTAATTGGAACTATTCGTGGTGA
- the pap gene encoding polyphosphate:AMP phosphotransferase codes for MLDTLNLDLALDKNTYNTQIESLMRQLRSLQKACWDKKQPMVVVLEGWAAAGKGALLKKMVGYMDPRGFTVHPIWPPSVEEQKYPFLWRFWQQLPARGSIGIFYHSWYIHVLEDRLFERVEAAQVPLVMQQINAFERQLVDDGVAIAKFWIHLSQKELKKRLKKYASNSLQSWRVRPEDWQQEKNYDRYVALAEEMLIHTSTGPAPWTLVEGDCQRWARAKVLTQFVATITEALDRLHCYVPLASLPPQKQLNPAEPNLLAQVDLGQSLSKSEYKVQLSREQVKLRKLQLSIYENQIPVLILFEGWDAAGKGGAIKRLTDILDPRSYYVNAFAAPTDEEKAHQYLWRFWRRLPMAGTIGIFDRSWYGRVLVERVEGFAKENEWRRAYQEINEFEAQLTSHGYVVVKFWLHISNEEQLRRFEERQNDPFKEYKLTEEDWRNREKWPLYEVAVNQTIQRTSTPTAPWTLIAANDKYFARVKVIQTVSQAIVRELKRR; via the coding sequence ATGTTAGATACTTTGAACCTCGATCTGGCTTTAGATAAAAATACTTATAATACTCAGATTGAAAGTTTGATGCGGCAGTTGCGATCGCTACAAAAAGCCTGTTGGGATAAAAAACAACCGATGGTGGTAGTTTTGGAAGGTTGGGCAGCAGCAGGTAAAGGTGCATTACTGAAGAAAATGGTAGGCTATATGGACCCTAGAGGTTTTACAGTCCATCCGATTTGGCCTCCGAGTGTAGAAGAACAAAAGTATCCTTTTTTGTGGAGATTTTGGCAACAATTACCTGCGCGTGGCAGTATTGGGATTTTTTATCATAGTTGGTACATTCATGTCCTTGAGGATCGACTATTTGAGCGGGTAGAAGCAGCGCAAGTGCCGTTGGTGATGCAGCAAATTAATGCGTTTGAACGTCAGTTGGTAGATGATGGAGTTGCGATCGCTAAATTTTGGATTCACCTCAGCCAAAAAGAACTGAAAAAACGCCTGAAAAAATATGCTTCCAACTCCTTGCAGTCTTGGCGAGTCCGTCCTGAAGATTGGCAACAAGAGAAAAATTACGATCGATATGTTGCCCTTGCTGAAGAAATGTTGATTCATACTAGCACTGGCCCTGCTCCTTGGACTTTAGTTGAAGGTGATTGTCAACGTTGGGCAAGGGCAAAGGTTTTAACGCAATTTGTAGCGACAATTACGGAAGCACTCGATCGCCTTCATTGTTACGTTCCGTTAGCTTCACTTCCTCCGCAAAAACAGCTGAATCCCGCCGAACCAAATTTATTGGCGCAGGTAGATTTAGGCCAAAGTTTGTCTAAGTCAGAATATAAAGTACAACTCAGTCGAGAACAAGTGAAACTGAGAAAGTTACAGTTAAGCATTTACGAAAATCAAATCCCTGTTTTAATTCTTTTTGAAGGTTGGGATGCTGCCGGAAAAGGTGGTGCGATTAAGCGACTTACAGATATTCTCGACCCTCGCAGTTACTATGTGAATGCTTTTGCTGCACCCACTGACGAAGAAAAAGCCCATCAGTATTTGTGGCGTTTTTGGCGACGCTTGCCAATGGCAGGAACGATCGGGATTTTCGATCGCAGTTGGTATGGTCGAGTATTAGTAGAAAGAGTCGAAGGTTTTGCCAAAGAAAATGAATGGCGACGCGCTTATCAAGAAATTAATGAGTTTGAAGCGCAGTTAACCAGTCATGGCTATGTGGTGGTGAAATTTTGGTTACATATTAGCAACGAAGAACAACTGCGGCGATTTGAGGAACGGCAAAACGACCCATTTAAAGAGTATAAACTGACCGAGGAAGATTGGCGGAATCGAGAAAAATGGCCTTTATATGAAGTAGCAGTAAATCAAACCATTCAACGCACTAGTACTCCTACTGCCCCTTGGACTTTAATTGCTGCTAATGATAAGTACTTTGCTCGTGTTAAAGTAATTCAAACTGTGAGTCAAGCGATCGTTAGGGAACTAAAGCGGAGATAA
- a CDS encoding YdcF family protein, translating to MLFITLTQLIFLALIVWLVWRAVFKKTDGDPGAKAKPREYLGWLGALIVLLAVILALLTPNNGAVVQVWSIISLPLKPLGLSILLLLFALMGIKKGGISKDAENYIRITTAILLFFSIPIIAFLMVQLIESDSILALQAATHRRDKVDAIVLLGQATTQQPFLEANQIHLTDSGDRILQAAREYKQQIRLGNDAFIIVSAGPRPGQRLNPNQPNVAEAFSISRILRNLGIPEEAILIEPTGVDIRTSAEAINRKYPDIKRVILVSSALNMQRARQTFAQLGISTLPSPASFYTFQSGGVPRVILSTTQKDKCDTISITFRNAREVQFSDFMPNVDSLLLSTRVINEFWSSVYYFLRGWLSTGVDPVPVPQNIRC from the coding sequence ATGTTGTTTATTACATTAACTCAATTAATATTTTTAGCCTTAATAGTTTGGTTAGTTTGGCGAGCAGTTTTTAAGAAAACTGATGGCGATCCGGGGGCGAAAGCAAAACCCAGAGAATACTTAGGTTGGTTAGGGGCGTTAATTGTTTTATTGGCTGTAATATTAGCGTTATTAACCCCTAATAATGGAGCAGTTGTCCAGGTTTGGAGTATTATATCTTTACCTTTAAAACCTTTAGGGTTATCAATTTTATTGTTGTTATTTGCCTTAATGGGAATTAAAAAGGGAGGGATTAGCAAAGATGCAGAAAATTACATAAGAATTACTACAGCAATTTTGTTATTTTTTAGTATTCCGATTATTGCTTTTTTGATGGTGCAATTAATTGAATCAGATTCGATTTTGGCTTTACAAGCGGCGACACATAGAAGAGATAAAGTTGATGCGATCGTATTATTGGGACAAGCAACAACTCAACAACCTTTTTTAGAAGCGAACCAAATTCACTTGACTGACTCAGGCGATCGTATTTTACAAGCAGCAAGAGAATACAAGCAACAAATAAGATTAGGCAATGATGCGTTTATAATTGTAAGTGCTGGCCCTAGACCTGGACAAAGATTAAACCCAAATCAACCGAATGTTGCTGAAGCTTTTAGTATTAGTAGAATCCTCAGAAATTTAGGTATACCAGAAGAAGCAATTTTAATTGAACCAACAGGCGTAGATATTCGCACTAGCGCCGAAGCAATTAACCGAAAATATCCCGATATCAAAAGAGTTATTCTCGTTTCTTCCGCTTTAAATATGCAACGCGCTAGACAAACATTTGCTCAATTAGGAATTTCCACTCTTCCTAGTCCAGCTAGTTTTTATACATTTCAATCGGGCGGAGTTCCTAGAGTTATTCTCTCCACTACCCAAAAAGATAAATGCGACACTATTAGTATTACCTTTCGTAATGCCAGAGAAGTTCAATTTTCCGATTTTATGCCTAACGTAGATTCTTTACTATTGAGTACTCGCGTAATTAATGAATTTTGGTCATCGGTTTATTACTTTTTACGCGGTTGGTTATCTACTGGAGTAGATCCCGTTCCTGTACCTCAGAATATAAGATGTTAA